In Candidatus Electrothrix scaldis, the genomic window TCATCATCCCCATTCCCAGGCCTAAGCCAGCTCCGGCCTCATTTCCAGCTAGGGCCGCCTTTTCCATAGCCATTCCTGCCTTCATACGGACAAAACCGTCCATATCCTTAATCGCGCTCAAACGACTGCGATCATCAATGGCTGCTTGCACATCTTCTGGTGGGGTAATAGAGGATATATACAACTCATCCAGGGCCAGCCCAAACCGAACAAAATCCTTTTCCAGGCGTTTCTTCACTCCTTCTGCTAACTCGTCAAACTGGGCAGGCAGGTTGAACAAGGTATCCAGAGTCTCACCAAGATAATCGTTCAACCGGGAAACAATCACTCGTCGCAGATAATCCTCTATCTGCTCAGTGGTATATTTCCCCATTGTCCCGGCCAGGGTGTTAATGAAAAGCACCGGTTGGATAATGCGTATATTAAAGACCCCATGCGCACGCAGGCGGACAAATCCCAGTTCGGAATCACGAAAAGCCACCGGATCACGGGTGCCCCATCGCAAGTTAGGAAACACCTTGAGATTAACAAAATATACCTCAGCCCGGAGGGGACTTGTCCCTGCCCAGGGTATGGAAAGTATTTTGGTAATGATGGGAATATTACCGGTTTTCAGGGTGTGACGTCCTGGACCGAAGGCGTCCCCTGCCCTGCCCTTATAATACAAGACTGCGGCTTGACTTTCCCGTACAGTCAGTTGCGCACCATACTTGATTTCCCCGGAACCGGACTCCGGCAGCCGATGTAATAACTCCTGGCCGGTTTCATCAAACCACTCCAGGGCTTCAAGAAAAACAACGTTATCCGTTCCCACAACACTCTCCGCTTACAAGCAAAATATGTACATCCCCTCCCTTATGCCTTTAAATCCTCTGTATTCGGGTATACAGAGGATTAAAGGGTATACAGGGTTTCATCATGGACAAGAGGCCGTTTGCCGGAATACATCTTTTTCTTCAACCCCTCTAAGGAAAAAGCATCATCTGCGTCAAGCAGGTCTCCCATCTCTCGCTCAACCTGATCAGGATCTTCTCCCGCTTCCATGCGAGAAAGGGCCTCTTCCATCTGTTCACCCATTGCGATACCGGTTTTATCGGTGAATTTACGCATCAGCTGGGCCATTTGGCGAGGATCATCTTCATTCATCCCTTCCGCCTCACGCATCAGCCCCTCAAAGGCCTGTTCCATCTTGCTCTCATCCAAACCAGCTAAAGGGTCATCAGCGTCCTCTTCCTTGGCCTTGCCGATGACAGCAAAACGAGACATTTGTCGGTGCAATTCTTTTTTTCCACATTTGGGGCAATCCGGTCGTTTTTCCGTGTTAATTCGACTGGAGAAAAAATTAAAGATGGTGTTGCAATCTTGGCAATAAAACTCGTAGATCGGCATGTTTTACTTTTAGGTAGCTTTTTACATAAAATTTCGACCATACAAACAAAAAATCAGGTACCCGATAAGATACCTGATTTGCAATCTCTTTTCAATGAACTAAAATGTGGATTACTGCGTAGCCGAAGTATCTTTTACTAGACGGACATACTTCTTCACAGTACTAACATTTTCTGCGTAAAACGTACCACCGGTAGAAAAGTTTACATACCAAGCACGATCAGTCACACCACTTTTTGGAGAGTTGGACCAAACTGTGGAATCAGCAGGTGTCCCGGGAAATATCTCTGTATTAATAGCAGGAGATACATTTTGATATTCAACAAGAGACTGAAGCTCCTTTATATTCGGCAGACGCCACTCACCGTCATCCAAATTAAGGGCTTCCGACCAAGTGAAGGTTGTTGGAGATGTCTCAGTCTCACAATTTGAGCCGGAATATCCTTCCATACATTTTTTCCATATCAATCCTGTCGCTGCATCAGTAACCGTCCCATTGCCATTATCAGTAAAGTCAGCTGTTTTTACAGTACCATGCACTAATCGAACATAGAGCGAACTCTCTTTATAAGAGGCTCTATCAAGGAACCCTCCATTAAAATCAATATTCCAAGCACTAGTCGAGTCGCTTTGGTTTTCTATCGCTGTCCAGAAAACCGGCAACTCCGGAAGATGAAAATAATCAGTATCAACCGATTGCGTCGAGAGATTATACGCAACAATACTCATCAGCTCCTTAAGCGTAGGAACACGCCAATCACTTGAAAAACCGCAATTGCTGTAGCTGGCCGCATACACTTGCTGAGCATCGGACCAAGATTTTTTATCGGCTACAGACCATGTAGGTTGATCTGTCCACACAAGCCCTGTAACCTCATCTCTGACGCAATCCCAAGTACCATCTAGATTTGTTCCCTCATTTCCGCTGCTGTCCAATTTGGTAAAACTGAACCCAGCATGCCCATCGCTATCGCTGTTTGTTGCCGAATCTGCATCTCTGCCGTAATTACAATCTTCCTTGTCACCTGTTCCACATGCTACTTGACTACTATTTAGCACAATACCAGTATCATTAAACGGGGCTTCAGTGACAACTGTCGTGTTATTTTGAGCGCCGCTTAAAATTGCTGGCAAAAACAATAACCACTTATTCGACGTATCTGTAGAAGGAGGAGTTGTCGTTGTCCCTCCTGAACCAGCAAGAATTGCTGGTAAATAAAGCAACCAATTATTCGCATAGGCTGTTGCCGAAAAAGCAACCCCCCCGGCGACCAGAGATGCTAATAAAATTATCTTTCTCATATCTTCAGCCCTCAAAAATTGAATCATCTGCCAGAGGTATTTCATATTACTTCCCCTGACTTTGTACCCTTCCTGAAGACAACAACATGTACCCCAGAAAGACAATCTACGTAACTCTGTATATTATATCAGACCAAAATTAGATGTACAATTTTTTTCACTGAAAAATCAGCGAACAATACTCATTCATGTGACAATGCTTGAAAAAGGGTCAGGCAATGACTGCATCAACATCATCCTCACGCACCTGATCAGTAATCATCACCTTACCAATAGTTTCAGGGAGCACATAAAAGACACGTCCACCAATGGTCTTTTTATCATGGAGAAGATATTTTTTAATTAATTTCCTATCCAAATCTGCTGGGATAGCAACGGGTAACTCATACTGTTCAATCAATTCCTGAATCAGACGAGCATCCTTCTCACTCAAGCAGCCCGTTCGAACAGCCAAATCTGCTACAGCACACATACCGATTGCCACCGCCTTTCCATGAATAAGCTGAAATTTCGAGGCAGCCTCAACAGCATGTCCAATGGTATGACCAAAGTTTAATAT contains:
- a CDS encoding SPFH domain-containing protein encodes the protein MGTDNVVFLEALEWFDETGQELLHRLPESGSGEIKYGAQLTVRESQAAVLYYKGRAGDAFGPGRHTLKTGNIPIITKILSIPWAGTSPLRAEVYFVNLKVFPNLRWGTRDPVAFRDSELGFVRLRAHGVFNIRIIQPVLFINTLAGTMGKYTTEQIEDYLRRVIVSRLNDYLGETLDTLFNLPAQFDELAEGVKKRLEKDFVRFGLALDELYISSITPPEDVQAAIDDRSRLSAIKDMDGFVRMKAGMAMEKAALAGNEAGAGLGLGMGMMMPAMFANAYSAHNAQQPTAGNQSGVQAQQATTQCSDCEHAIPADSRFCPLCGHQQVILLQCANCGKNLTPGAKFCSRCGHPTDAKPAARICPACQNENLPDAKFCDNCGQRIPE
- a CDS encoding DUF1566 domain-containing protein gives rise to the protein MKYLWQMIQFLRAEDMRKIILLASLVAGGVAFSATAYANNWLLYLPAILAGSGGTTTTPPSTDTSNKWLLFLPAILSGAQNNTTVVTEAPFNDTGIVLNSSQVACGTGDKEDCNYGRDADSATNSDSDGHAGFSFTKLDSSGNEGTNLDGTWDCVRDEVTGLVWTDQPTWSVADKKSWSDAQQVYAASYSNCGFSSDWRVPTLKELMSIVAYNLSTQSVDTDYFHLPELPVFWTAIENQSDSTSAWNIDFNGGFLDRASYKESSLYVRLVHGTVKTADFTDNGNGTVTDAATGLIWKKCMEGYSGSNCETETSPTTFTWSEALNLDDGEWRLPNIKELQSLVEYQNVSPAINTEIFPGTPADSTVWSNSPKSGVTDRAWYVNFSTGGTFYAENVSTVKKYVRLVKDTSATQ
- a CDS encoding FmdB family zinc ribbon protein, whose amino-acid sequence is MPIYEFYCQDCNTIFNFFSSRINTEKRPDCPKCGKKELHRQMSRFAVIGKAKEEDADDPLAGLDESKMEQAFEGLMREAEGMNEDDPRQMAQLMRKFTDKTGIAMGEQMEEALSRMEAGEDPDQVEREMGDLLDADDAFSLEGLKKKMYSGKRPLVHDETLYTL